The DNA window ATAATCGCTCCTGCCTGCTTTAATTGATTGTATATTTCATTATATTTTGGATGCTCGACAATGAAAAGCAAATCATATGAGTTAATTAGCTCCTGCCCGTTTTCCATTCTTTGAAAATTATCTATTTTTTCAGGCGCATATTCCGGTTCGGCTGTTCGGAAATGTTTCTTTTTTCTGATGCAAAACTCGATAATCGTTTGTTTTCAACTTCAGCTATGTTTGGATATACCTCTTCTGCGGTTTGGAACTCCAAGTCTTTGGCATTTGGCTCTTTTCTAGGTTTTGAGGCCCAGATTAATCTTGCTGTGTCTTTTGCCTTGGGCTTTTCCTGTCCGAATTGCGCTCTTTCCTCTTGGACTGTGAGTTCTTTATTTTGCGGTTCTTCTGACATAATAATCCCTCATTTAATTACACGTTAGCGTTCAATAATATAAATTCAAAAAACACATATACGCTATGTCGATAAAGATATACTGCGACACAAACATTTATCTTGATTATCTTCTTAATCGGAACAATTTATTTGGAAAAAATATTGGCGACAGAGCTTTTTCCGTATTTAATCGCAGCCTTTCTTGCGAGTTTGAAATCATTGTTTCAAGCTGGACTTTGGTCGAATTGAAAAATAAGGTTGAATTTGGCCAGATCAATACGCTCTTTTCATTTCTCAAACGAAAAATCGTTAAAGTCGAACACACACCCGAAGATATTGAAAAAGCCAAAATATTGTCAGCACATTTTCAAGATGCATTGCACGCAATTCTTGCAAATAAAGCCGGAGCTTCATTCTTGATAACACGTGATTTAAAGGGCTTTTTGGCGTATGAAACTTTAGTTAAGGTCAAACTCCCTGAAAATCTTTGACGGCTCTTTTGCGGATTCTTCCGCTAATTTATGCGATTCTTCCTCGGTAAGAGTTTTAATTTCTTTTATTGAACCATGCAATTTTTTCAGCGCTTCGTATTCGGGGCACTTTGCATTATTTTTATCCAGAACGTACTCGCTTAATTGTGAAATGCAATCTTTCGCTATTTCATTTTGAGTATATCTTTCAAGAGCAAGATTCATCAACTGATGTTTCGAATATTTGCAAGATAGGTCTTTAAAGAAAAGCTTTGTCGCTATAGCCTTCCATAATTCATTAAATGAAGAAATAACTTCGCCTTTCGTTTGCAATAGAGCCCGCTCATCAAGTAATAAAAGGCTATTTGATACGCTCATAAATTCAACAAATAATTGTATACTTTCCAATTCATCTTGCGGTATTTTGATAAGCATATTCGAAAGAGAATTGCAAAATTTTGAAAAATTAATTTTATTGAAGTCTGCACAAGCCAAAGACGCGCTTTCTTCCTTGGCTAAATATAAGAAATTATCTGTTTCGCCATAATGCCGTATTTTTAACTCAGGTATTGAAAGTTCAGAATATTCATTTACTGCCGATTGTATGGCTGCTGTTATTTGTTGATTATTCTCAGGAATTGGATAACTATATGCTTCATCTTGATTAAACGGCTTGATGCAAATCATTCCATAAAGATACCGGCCGATAGGCAAATCTAACTTGCAGGCACGATTTACATTTACAACAACTTTTTGCATTTGCGTTTTTCCTATTTTGCAACCGGTTTTTTCCACCCATATTCTTTTTGTGATATCGAAAATAAAGTTTATGAGCCCATCATCCCGCTTTTCAAGAGGGATATTAAACCAGGTATTATTGCTGCCAACGGTTGGAAGAAAATGCTTTTTAAAGAATTTTTTGTTTTGATCCGTTGTACTTTCTACAACTTCTAAAGACTGTAAGAATTCTAGAGCTTTTTTTGTGCTTTCCCAACTCGTTCCAGAAGCATTTGCAATTTCAAGTATTGATTTAGGCTCCGAGCTAACCGAGTTAATAATGGAATGCATAAATTCTTCTGTCGCTTTTCGCGGCATGTATAGTATAAGTATGTAAAGATATATAAAGTTTTGTCGTCAAAAATATAAGTATCTAATGTATATAACTATATCACTATGTGTATATACTAACATATTCACGCTGATGACTGTAACGGAGTTGATTAAATGGGCATAAACATAAATGCATTTGGCAGCGGCCTGCCAGCAATCTTAGGCGCCGGCGCAATAATACTTGCTGTAATGAATAATGCAAACTCAGGCACTTTCTTAGCAATGGCAATAATTGCGCTGATAGCATCAATATTATTAAGAAAAATCTGATTGATGCCTTAGGAGAGTGTTTTAACATAACAACACTCTCCCTTAATATTATCAAGCAATCTGTTTTCTCTTTGCGCCAAGCTCTTTTTCCAGCGCCTGCAAAAGCGCGTCTTCAACTTTCTTGCCGCTCTTCACGTTTTTTCCGTTAGCAGATGCCGCGCTCGGGTGCCCGCCCGCGCTTCCGCCAATTAGAGGTTCAATGCATTTCATCATTTTTGACAAGTCGATTTTCCCGGAAAGATGAGTGCGCAGCCTTCCGGAAATCCGGTACTCCGGCTTTTTTTCATCAATATTTTCCACAAACGCGACGTCAGCTCCGCTTTTAATCAGCGCGAGTGCTGCCTGCGACTCAAACGAGCCTGCATGCGAAAATGCAACAATTATGTCGCCAAGGCGGTATGCGTTCATGCGCTTGAAACACTTGAATTTTGCGATGCGCTCGGAAATATCCTCGGGCGTTGAAATCGCGCTGTAAACCATGTCGATATCATCGCCGATAATTTCAAGAAGATCTGCCGCAGTTTTTAAGTCGCGCGAATTGACCATTCTCAAAAACGCAGTGTCTGCGACAATTCCCGCAAGAAGAAAAAACGCAATCTCGGAAGTTAGTTTTACGCCGAGATTTTTGAATAAATCAAATACAATGAATGCAGTTGCATGAGCCTCTTTTTCCGCAAAACGGTACTTAGCAGCTGTAAAAAACACGCCGGGCTCATGATGGTCGATTACAACAAGCTCTGATGATTCAGGAATTTTTATGTTGCCTATCTGCTCCGGGGTTGATGTATCAACAAGAAAAACAAGCGATTTAAATTCTATTTTCTGGCTCTCAAAAACCGGAAAAGGATATTTTGCAAGAATGCTTTTTGATTGCAGGGAAATGCCAAAAGGCGCGCAAACTTCCGAAGTTACTCCGAGCTGCGCAAGCCCGCGAGATAATGCTATCGCGCTTCCGATTGCGTCGGGGTCTGCATTATGGTGAACTATGATTGTCGCCGATTTGTGCGCAACAAGTGCGTCTTTCAGTCCTGTAATGTTTGATTTTGGCATAAGATACATTGCTTCAGGAAATTTATATACTGCTGGACTGAAGGATTATTTTTTCAGATAAACCGTCTGCGTCGGGAATGCTATCTCTATCTTTGCTTTATTGAATTCGCGGTTGATTGCAGTATTTATTTCATCAAGCACCGTGCCTTTTTTCGTCGGCATGTCAATCCAGACAATAAGCAGGAATTTTAGCGCGAAATCCCCGTGCTCCATAAAAAGAACCACTGGCTTGGGATTTTTCAATATGTTTTGCGCGCCTTCAGCAGCATTCAAAAGCGTTTTTTTCACCTTTGCAACATCCGAGCCGTATACAACGCCAATATTAAATTTCACATTCATCCTAGGTATTGGCTGGTTGAAATTTGTGACTTTGGAATTGGCTATCTTTTCATTTGGAATTATTATCAGGGTGTCATCAAATGTCTGCAATCTTGTGCTTCTGATACCGATTTCGACAACATCGCCGATTTCGCCGCTTTCCAGCTGAATCCTGTCGCCGACCTTGAACGGCTTGTCAAAATAAACCGCCACGCCGCCGAAAAGATTCGCCACAGTGCTTTGCGCGGCAAAAGCGAGCGCAAGTCCTACGATTCCCGCGGATGCCAGAAGCGGCGTCACATTTATATCCCATGCCGAAAGCGTCAGCATTATTGCTGCAAAAATTATCAAAAGTTTTGTAATGTTCTTAAAAAGCGGCATCATTTCGTCATCAAGCGTGCTCTTTGTTTTTGCTGCGAATTTCGCTATAACGCGGCCGATGAATAAGTCCGTAATGCGCCATGCGGCAATCGCGCCGATTATTATGAGTATTGTCTGAATCAGGTTGTCGATGTAGAAAAATGCAGCATCTCCAAGGCTGATGGAATGCAGCGATGCGTAAGTGCCGATTGAAATGACCGCATAATAAATCGGCGACTTCAGGCTTGCGACAATCCTGTCATCAAGATCTGTTTCCGTATGCGCGGTAAGCCTAAGAAACACTTTTTCAAAAAGAAAGTCCGCGATTTTTGCAAGAATGAATGATGCTAAAAGAATGATAAGCGCATTCAAATAAGGTGACGAAACCGCCGGGATTATGATTTCGGCTCCGGACGTAATATTTTTCAGGATTTCTGCTATAAACATAATATACAGTTTATTCAAAGATAACTATATATGTATATATGCTTAGAATAATGTAATTCTTTATTGGTGGTGAACTTTTTAAAGATTTATAAAGTTAAACGACCATGATATACTGTGTGTGATATTATGATAGACAACTATAAAGATTTAACAGATTTACTAGATATAGCTGCAGGAGCCGTAGAAAAAAAGAATGTTGAAGCAGCAATAAACTCTATTGGTTCTGGAAAATATGATGTTGATGCTTTAAGGTATGCGTTAATGCTGGGAATAAAGACTATGCAAATGGAGATTGACAATACAATGATGCAGGTTGCTCCAGGAGGCAAAACACCGAAATATCTTATTGAGTTAGAAGAAACGTATCAAGAACTGGCGAGAGGACGAAAAGTCAAAGTGTTTGGTATTGAAATTCCAGCAGGTATAAGTGAAGGTCAATTAGCGAATATAGATTAGCTCGCAACCAAATTTTGTTTAACTCTATAGCTTACTTGATGTGTTCTGTCCAATCAATTTTCCCGGGCGCGTATTTTTCCCGTTTCTTTCCTGCAATGATTTCTTCGATTATTTTCGCAACTTCTTCAGCGCTTTTCTTTGCCGTGTCCACTTCAAAAACCGCCTTTCCATGAAGCTCCACAGCCTCATCGAGGCAGATATTCATTATTTCGGCTTCGACATTTTCGCGTATTTTTTCCTCGCTCCAAACACGCGTTTTCATTCGTTTCCTAAGTTCCTTGGGGTTGGTGCGCAATATGATATATATGTCAGCATCGCAGAAATGCGCAAGATGGCCTTCAAGAATGATGTTCCCTTCCATCTGCGCAACTTCTTTTTTCAGCGCGGAAACATCAACAATGACGCTATTTCTTTTTTTATCATTGCCGAGCGTGAGTTTGTGAGATTTAGCGAACTCATTAAGGCTAAGAAGAGAATAGTTTAAGTTGCGCGCAAGAATTTTTGCAACTGTGGTTTTGCCGGTTCCAGGAGTTCCTGAGAGCGCTATTTTCATTTTTGAGTCACCTCATGCATCGAAAAAATGAAAAGCTTAAAATTGGCTGCTTTGCTAAGCAATTTTATGATTTTCATAATGTGATATGTTGAGCATTCAACAATAAATCATTAATGCGCCCAACCTCTCGCCATATCAAGGTATGTCTATATATAGTACTTAAAACAATAAAAGGCGCACCGAGGAGAAGATATAAGATGCCGGGCATACTGGAAAATTCGATAAAAACAGTGATGAAAACCAATACACTAATGCTTAAAAAGGAGGACACGATATCTGAGGCAGTCGAACTGATGCAAAAAACCGGCATTCAATTCATAACGGTTGTCGACGACTTCAAAACGCTCATAGGAACGCTATGTCCAAGAGATATACTCAAGGCATTCCAGGTTTCGTCAATACTTGGCGGAAATATAAAAATATCTGAAGAATTTTTTGTTTCCGGATTGTCAAGAAAAATCGAAGAAGTTATGATGGCTCCTGCGATTCAATTGGAAGAAGAAAATACTGTCGGGGACGCACTAAGATTATTCACAAACAACCAGGTAACTTTTATACCCGTTATAAATAAAGGCACGGTAGTTATCGGATTTGTAAGCCTTTTGGATGTATTCGGCCAAACAGGCAAATAAAAGAAACTACAAAATCAAACAAAAAGTCAGGAAGCATACATTATAATTGCACCAATCGAACAAAAAGGGGAGATAAAATGGAAAACTATTTATCAAAATTAGCTATCAAATCAGAAGAAGACGCACGTTTCAGGTATTATAAACCGATTTCTATATTGGACAATTTGCCAGGCGCTCACATACTAAGGACTTTTTTAGGCATTTATGAAACAAAGTCGCTAAACAACGCAGTTTCACTTTTAGTGTCTGATGAGCCAAAGAGCAGCACAAGTAATTTTTCATTAAATGCGGCGAAATCTGTCGATAAGTATATCTTGCCGTGCTAAGTGTGGCAAAAACAAAGGGGAGATAAAACATGGAATTATTATTCGTAATGGTAATGCTATTGCTCTTCGCGCGAATCGGCGGCGAAATGGCGGAACGATTGAACCAGTCGACGCTCGTGGGAGAAATAGCTGCCGGAATTATTCTTGGGCCGTCCATTCTTGGAATTCTTGGCACAAACATGGAGTTGAATCAGTTTATTGAAATCGGCGGAATATTGCTTCTTTTTCTCATAGGGCTCAACACCAAAATGGAAGAAGTTCATGACAATATCGTAGATGCTCTCTTTATCGGCGTAGTCGGCCAGGTTGTTGCATTTGTAATAATTGTTCTGTCCGCACATTTTCTGCTCGGATTCAATTATGCTATTTCAGCATTTCTCGGAGCGGTTTTCAGCCAGTCAAGCACAGGCGTATGTGTTAAATGCATGATAGATCTAAACAAACTCTACACAAAAGCGGGAAAATTTCTCTTGAGCCTAAGCATAGTGGATGATTTTGTGGGCATAATTGTATTTGCAATTGCCGCCACATATTTCACAAATTCTGCACTGAATACTTCCGAAATATGGAAATTAATTTTAACTGTTGTTGGTTTCATAACAATAATGACGACTGTCGGCGCAAAGATAGTGCCCCAGGTGCTCAAAGTCGCAGAAAAGATGGTTGTGAAAGAGGCGCTGATTTCGTTCACGCTTGTGATTGGATTTGCAATCGCGCTTCTTGCCCACCAGATAGGCATTTCACTGATAATCGGCGCGTTCATCGGCGGGATGGTAATAAACAAGTCCCCGTTTGTCAATCCTGCGATAGTGCCAAAACTCAGTACAATAGCATACGGGCTTTTCATTCCGATGTTCTTTACAAACATTGGCGTTTCGACATCGATAAGCGATGTCTCATCAAATATGGTTTTGTTTATCTCGATGTTTTTCATTGTTCTGATAAGCAAATTCCTGCCGCTCTTCATGGCTTCAAGATACATGGGCTACAAGAAAGGAGATGCTTTCGCATTAGCGGCAGGGATGATTCCGCGCGCGGAATTCTCACTCATACTTGCAGCAAGCGGCTTTGGAATGAAGCTGATTGACTTCTCGCTCTTCTCGACAATAGTGGCAGTCTCTATTGCAACCATACTTATTGCTCCGAGCTTGATTAAGAGAGGATTTACAAGCGATAGTTCGTATTGAAATTCAATAAATCGGGAATCCGAACGCGTCAGAGATCTCTTTAAGCCTGTTTAAATCAGCAGCATCACCGCGCCTGCGATGATTGGAACTGAGAAGTTGTCATCAACAGGAATTCCAAAAATCTTCAGGTCAAGGGACTCCACGAACATCCCGGCAAACGCGCCAATCAGCGCAACCTTTGGCGACACTAAGAAAAGCGCGCCAATAAACGCTGCGACAAATCCGGCAAAAGAGCCTTCAACCGATTTCTTGCCGTTGTGCGTATGTTTGGTCATTCCAAAAGGCTTTCCGACCAAAGTCGAGAAGCAGTCGCCAAGCGCAAGGATTATTATTGCCGCAGATGCTATTGTTTTTTCAAAAAGCAGCATTGTGGCAAATGAGCCGATGAGAAAATATATTGTGCCTTTCAAAGGGAATTCCTGCATATCTTTTTTTCGCTCAAAAATCGCAAGTATCTCGCTTAAGAGAGGCACGTAAATTCCGCTTCTTATCATTGCAGAAAGTAATAAAAGAAAAATAATTAATGTGATGCTAAAATAAAGTGCAAAAGGTCTTGGCGCAAAAAATACAAACAGTGAAACAGGTACTCCCAGGAGGCCGTGCACTAGTTTGCGCCTTGTTTCAAAGATGTGCTCTTTGCTGAAAAACGTATTGAAAATGATTTTTTCGTATATCCTTGCAGCATTACCGATTGCATAGCCGATGAACGCGCCTGCCAAAATGTCGCTTAGATAGTGCACTCCAAGAACCATCCTGCTGACGGCAATAAACGCAGCCCATAAATACATAATATTTTTTGCAGAAATCGCGGCCGCACCAAAGCTTGTTGATGAGTGCGTGCTTGGAAAGCTTGCATCGGTTTCTTTGTCGATAAAAACGAGAGCGTCATTATTGGGCCGTGAGATGTTGAATATCATTTTCAGCGCAGTGCTTACCACAAAAATTATGCCGAGTGATGCGGTTGTATATATTCCTTTTTTCAGTCCGCCGTTTTTAAGCGCAAGAAGTACTGAAACAAACAGCATCAAATAAATCGATTCACTTACATAGTACGCGGCTTTCAAAAGTGCCGGCGAATATCCGTTAAGATACAATGTCAACGGAAGTTCCAAAAGCATAAACATCATTTGGCGCAATTCTTTTTAAGGCTAAGTTATTTCTATCTAAAAAAACTTCCTAAAAGCGACATGAAGAATTTCGCCGCAAGCATCACAAAAGCCGCGGAAATAAGGATTCCTGCGCATATGGCGATAAAAGACCTCTTTTTATCGAGCTTAAGTGCGTTTGCCGTGATAACGCTGATTATTGTTCCAGTTCCGGGAATCGGGACGGCGACAAGAAATATCAGCGCAAGTTCTTCATATTTTTCAAAAGTTTTCCGGTTTTCTTTGATTTTTTTCTCGATTTTTTTGCCGAGTATGCGACCCATCCAGTTCATGGCTTTTTTGTTTCCAATTAAAGAGAATAATGCGATTGCTTCAATAATATTTGCTGATGCTGCAACAAGAAATAAGTTAAAATGATCAAGCCCGGCAAATAATCCGTAAAGTATCGCTATTCGCACCTCTGTCAATGGAAGAAAGCCAAGAATAGCTACAATAATCCACGGATTTGAAATATAGGATATTAAGAACGAAAGCAGTTCTGACATTAACCATCCCTTGATAAACTAAGGCGGGATTGTTTATATACATATATAGTAATTAGTCTACTCTTCTTCGCCTGCTTCTTCCCCAAATACTTCGCCTTCAGCTTCAGGAGGCATTTCAAAATCTTCGACAGTGTATTTGAATTCTGCATCGCCCTTTATTGTTCCGCGCAGCTTTAGAATTTCGCGCGTAAGAATCCAGTACAATAAAGCAACTGATCTGCGGCCCTTGTTATTCAATGGCACAACAAGATCTATAAGATTCGTGCTGCTATATGTATCGCATAGCGCGATTATCGGGATATTTGCATTGAATGCTTCTTTTACAGCCTGCTTGTCTGCGAAAGGATCTGAAACCAGCATTATCTTTGGCTCGATATATCCTTTCTGGTAAGGATTAGTAAGAGTCCCGGGCATAAACCTGCTCGGGACCGCCCTTGTGCCGAGGGTCTTTGACATCAATTGAACTGATTTGTGGCCGATTTTCTTTCTGCTGACAACAATTATGTCCTCGGGATTGTATCTTGAAAGCATTTTTGCGGCGACTTCTATCTGCTCGTCGATTTTTCTGACATCAATAAATGCAAGGCGGTCGTTTCGCACTTTGTAGATGTATTTTGACATCGCTTTTGTTCTTTGTGTCATGCCAATATGAATTCCTGCTGAAAGATAATTTTCAAGTGGAACTAGTAGGTCTTGTCTTTCAATTTGCTGCGTTTCTTCTGTTGCGTCAGTCATTTTTAGCCATCTCCGTGAATCATAAAAATTTCGCTTTGGGCTAATCATGCCACTTGCGTGGCAAGCTTTTGAGGATTCCTTCAAAAAGCCTCGAACATAGCACTTAATGGTGTGTGCTAAAGCGAAGTAAGAGAGTTTTCAATCCGCTTATTATGCATTGGATTGAAATCATCTCTGATAATAACATACTACATACATCAGTAAGGTTTTTAAAGGTATTGATTTCGGGATTTATAAAGTTTTAATTTTAAATAAAATATGTTCTTTTAGCTTAATGCAAAAGAATATATTAAACAATCTTGAAAACTTATACATAAAGACGTTTTCAAGCTTTTTAATCCAAAGATAATCCTTTCACTTCGTTCAAGGCTTTTTAGCCCAGAATGAAAGGTAAATGGCTAAAAATGGAGAATGATTAAAAATCATGGCGTTTTTCGCGCCAAGCTTTTTAATCCAAAGATAATGGAGAATGATTAAAAATGGTAGACAAGATTAGCGATTTAACAGCAGATTCTAAGGAAATCGAAGTCGAAGCGACTGTTATTGAAGTTCAGGACCCGCGAACAGTCAACACGCGATTCGGGCCAAAGCAGGTTGCTACGGCAGTTCTTGAAGACGACAGCGGAAGGATGAATCTTAGCGTATGGGAAGATCAGATAAAGACTCTTAAGGAAGCAAAAAAAATCAAGCTCTCCGGCGGATATATAACGGTCTGGAACAAGAACATGCAATTAAATGTCGGCAGGGGCGGAAAAATTGAAGTTGTGGAGTAACGTTCTTAACGTACTTTGCAAATTGGAGCCGTATTTAATTTTCCATAGTGTTCCGAACGGTCACAAGACGGATTTAAATTTATTTTCGAATGATTCCAAGTAGTGATTTAATGGATATTTTCAAGCATAAAAAACTCTCCAATGCCGAATTAAATAAGAAAGCAGATTTCCTTAATTATGTTCTAAATAATGCCGGCATAAACTTCCGAGATGGCGGCACAATAACTACATATAATATTCGAGAAGTTTTTGGTTATCCTGTTGATGGATGTTGTCAGGAAAGCCCGATTATACGGCGCGCATATGATAATAATCTTCTCATAGTTGTTGAAAAACCCATTGAGAATACACTATTGAGTGGAACGCGTATTGGACTTCGAAACAGGACAGTAACCGCAAACCCGTTCCCGAACATACCGGCAAAATTGCTGGAATACGGAAATGACTATACAAATCTTAGGGCGTCCTCGCCGCAGGAAAGAAGTATAACTGTGCAGAAACTTATTGAAGAAGCGCTTAAAGATACAATATCTCTTAAAGAAAGAATTTCTTTTCTGGAGACGAATGCTAACGTTATGTATGACGAAATTCTTTCTCAATCGAGCGCCAATACAATTGAATTAAGGCAGGCCGGCGGATTTACTATCATTCCACTGGGAAAAGAACCCATTCAAAAAGACATCGAGCAAATCGAAAAAGCTAAAAAGATAGTTGATGGATATAGTCCCGAGAAGCTGGAGTCTGTTTTGGATGAGCTTAAACAAGTAAAATTAGCAGATAAGTTTTATAGAGGAAAACCACCGCTTAAGCAAAATGAGTTGATGTTGAAAGAAGGTGAAGAAGGAGTTATAAAGGATATTTACGCAAAAGTTATTCATTCAAGCCCTTTGACCAAAGAAGATGTTAGAGAATATGGGAAACTTTTGGGAAATCGCTGAGATTTTAGATGGATGACTTTTCCATCGCGTTTTACTGTCTTTGTTCTATGGTGTTTTGAGATATGCTAATGTACTTTGCTGTTCGCTACGAAATTATTCGGTATATGCCCGCAGCCGTTTGTTGCGGAACACTTCAGCATATGCCATCAGCCTTGATAATATCTATATTATATTAAAACGCCAATAATACTACTATGTCTCAGGCTAGTTCATCGTTAGCATCCTTTTTCACTCCGCGCACCATTGCCGTTGTCGGCGCGTCTCCTGATGAAAAAAAGCTCGGCGGCATAATTTTTAAGAACTTGATGCATGGCGCTGCGCGCGGAAATCTCTATCCTATAAATATCCATGAGAAAAAAATCCACGGCATAAAATGCTTTGTTTCAATAGAAAAATTGCCTGTTTCTCCAGACCTTGCAGTTATTGCTGTGCATGCGTCAGATGTCGGAGGCGTTCTTCGCCAGTGCGTAAAAAAGAAAGTGAAAGCAGTTGTCGTGATTTCTGCCGGTTTTCGCGAAACCGGAGTTAACGGCGCAATAAGGGAGCAGGAGCTTAAAGAAATAATCAAAGGCTCTAGCACAAGAATTATCGGCCCGAACTGCATGGGAGTCTATGATGCGCACTCAAAACTGAATATGCTTTTTGTCTCACCTGTTAAATTCAGCACACCTGTTGCCGGAGACATCTCAATAATTTCTCAAAGCGGAGCTGTAGGAACCGCAATACTTGATTATATGGCATCCCGCGGCATTGGCGTCTCGAAATTTGTGAGCTATGGAAATCGCGCGGATGTTGACGAGTCGGAGCTTTTGCAATATCTCCTGGCAGACTCTAAAACAAAGGCGATATTGTGCTATGTCGAAGGGCTAAAAGACGGCAGAAGATTTTACGAAATTCTGAAAAAATCAAAATCAAGCTCAAACTCGAAAATTAGAAAGCCCGTCATAATCCTGAAAGCGGGAAAACACGAAGGCAGCGCAAAAGCCGCAGTGTCGCATACCGGAAGCCTTACTGGAAATTACCGCGTGTTTGGCGCAGCAATGAAACAGGCCGGCGCGATATGCGCAAAAACAATCGAAGAGCTTACCGATTTTGGAAAGGCCGCGGCTTACGAAACAAAGGCAGATAAAAAAGAGCATCCGCGCATTGCGATAGTAACAAATGGCGGCGGCTTTGGCGTGATGTGCGCGGATATGTGCTTAAGCCACGGAATGCAGCTTGCGGAATTTAGTGATGCGACAAGGCACAAAGTAAAGTCAGTGATGCCGGATTTTTCCGAGATAAATAATCCGCTTGACCTAATCGGCGATGCCGCAAGCGAGCGCTTTGAGGCGGCGCTTGACGCAGTGATAAAAGATGAAAATGTCGATGGAATTGCTGTTTTTGTATGGCATCTCGGAATATCCCTTGATGATTATATCGCAAATGCCATAATTTCCGCAAAAAGGAGGACGCAAAAGCCGTTTGTTGCCGGAGCATTCGGCGGAAAATATGCGGCAGCGGTATTAAAATATCTTGAGAGCCAAAAGATACCTGCGTATCCTACGCCGAGAAGGGCTTTGAAAGCTCTTGAAGTTTTGGCGAAAAAATAATCTTAAATGGCACTTTGAAAACTTATTTTTGAAAAAAATATCTGGTTGATAGTATGTCTGTCCGAAGAATAAATGAATCTGTCAAAATCATTTCATCAGGCGGCTTCGAGCCTAATCTGTACATAATAAACAATGAGCTTTTGATAGATGCAGGCACCG is part of the Nanoarchaeota archaeon genome and encodes:
- the rpsB gene encoding 30S ribosomal protein S2, with translation MTDATEETQQIERQDLLVPLENYLSAGIHIGMTQRTKAMSKYIYKVRNDRLAFIDVRKIDEQIEVAAKMLSRYNPEDIIVVSRKKIGHKSVQLMSKTLGTRAVPSRFMPGTLTNPYQKGYIEPKIMLVSDPFADKQAVKEAFNANIPIIALCDTYSSTNLIDLVVPLNNKGRRSVALLYWILTREILKLRGTIKGDAEFKYTVEDFEMPPEAEGEVFGEEAGEEE
- a CDS encoding DNA-binding protein — translated: MVDKISDLTADSKEIEVEATVIEVQDPRTVNTRFGPKQVATAVLEDDSGRMNLSVWEDQIKTLKEAKKIKLSGGYITVWNKNMQLNVGRGGKIEVVE
- a CDS encoding CoA-binding protein is translated as MSQASSSLASFFTPRTIAVVGASPDEKKLGGIIFKNLMHGAARGNLYPINIHEKKIHGIKCFVSIEKLPVSPDLAVIAVHASDVGGVLRQCVKKKVKAVVVISAGFRETGVNGAIREQELKEIIKGSSTRIIGPNCMGVYDAHSKLNMLFVSPVKFSTPVAGDISIISQSGAVGTAILDYMASRGIGVSKFVSYGNRADVDESELLQYLLADSKTKAILCYVEGLKDGRRFYEILKKSKSSSNSKIRKPVIILKAGKHEGSAKAAVSHTGSLTGNYRVFGAAMKQAGAICAKTIEELTDFGKAAAYETKADKKEHPRIAIVTNGGGFGVMCADMCLSHGMQLAEFSDATRHKVKSVMPDFSEINNPLDLIGDAASERFEAALDAVIKDENVDGIAVFVWHLGISLDDYIANAIISAKRRTQKPFVAGAFGGKYAAAVLKYLESQKIPAYPTPRRALKALEVLAKK